The Chlorocebus sabaeus isolate Y175 chromosome 14, mChlSab1.0.hap1, whole genome shotgun sequence genome segment GAGGCAAACAACGACGCGGTTTGCTCAAGCAGGTTCCACCGACTGCACCGCCAATTAAAACACCACGGGGTAAACAGGGGCCACCGACCCCAGGGCAGGCCCCAGGGTTCACAAGTCCCCCCACCCCGCGGCCCAGAACGAGCTCGCCGCAGCGCCCACCTctgcagctcctcctcctggatCCTCTCCTCGTCCCACACGAACACGCCGGCGAACGCCGCCATCAAGGCAGAGGCATGGCCAGGACGGCCGTGCAGCCGGCGCCAGAGGCGGCCGAGAAGGACGCGGCGTGAGCGCTCGGAGTAGAGGCGGCCGTAGAGCTGCGCGATCTGCTGCGCGCGCCGCACGCGCAGGCCCGTGACGAAGCGGCACTGATTGGCCAGAAGCGCCAGCAGGCCCCCGCCCCGCGCCCCCGCCAGCCAGGCGGCCAGCAGCCTCCGCGGGAACATGCCGCCTCCCGCGGGGCCCGCCACGAGCCCCGGGGCCCTAGGAACCAGCCCGGCCGGGCGCAGGCGGTGGTCCGCAGCGTCCCCCTAACTGGCCGGCCACGAACCCGTCTCACGGTCCCGCGGCCAGGAGCCGCCGCTCATCTCTCTCTGCAGCCACCGCTGAGGAAGCGTCCCCTCTGAGGGGAGAGTCGGTCATGGCAGCAGACGCCGGGATGGCTCCGCGACCGCTACGCCGGGCCCTCCTGGGCTCGGGCCGCAGACCAGTCGGCCCTCTGGCTCCTCGGCGACCTCCGGGAGGCCGGGATGCAGGGCGCGCGGCAGAGAGGAGGCGGACAGCTCAGGCCGCGCAGCAGGCAGGCTCCCGCGCGTTCCGCGACTGCCACACGCGCCGCCCGCGCGCACCCTACCCTGTCTCCGCCGCCTGGGCCCTGATTGGGCGCGACCTGGACTCCCGGGT includes the following:
- the LOC119625924 gene encoding uncharacterized protein encodes the protein MAADAGMAPRPLRRALLGSGRRPVGPLAPRRPPGGRDAGRAAERRRTAQAAQQAGSRAFRDCHTRRPRAPYPVSAAWALIGRDLDSRVLIGVAKCSSLAPPALACTARSPPASKGISEGIADGSPAGLAWRTHLIYLVTFSET